The following coding sequences are from one Neurospora crassa OR74A linkage group I, whole genome shotgun sequence window:
- a CDS encoding formin binding protein yields the protein MNPLPGGPFPQPGLTWQDHRTPDGRVYYYNSLTRVTQWTKPEELMTPAERALANQPWKEYTAEGGKKYWYNTETKQSSWEMPEVYKQALGVGTTTPTSAATPTGPFSAPGGGHQGGYGGGQSDNYRPDRDRDRDYRDRDRDRDYRDRDRDRDRDHRDHRDHRDYREPLGESRQLTFGNNNNAAPAFVPATADPEYATPEEAEAAFVKLLKRSGVQPDWTWEQTLRAVVKDPQFRAIKDPKDRKAAFEKYCHDVVVQDKERAKERLTKLRADFATMLRSHPEIKHYTRWKTARPMIEGETIFRSTNDDNERRQLFEDYRVELRKAHKDQQIALRKSAMDGLIELLPKLDLEPYTRWSEAQGTIESTAEFQQDEKYKSLSKYDILTVFQNHVKALERTFNDSRQEEKNKKLRKERKNRDNFCALLAELRKDGKIKAGSKWSKVYPLFEHDERYLAMAGQPGSTPMELFWDVVEEEERALRTTRNDVLDVIDDKRFEVTPKTTFQEFEAIVKDDRRTANIERDILELIFERLQEKKAKRSADDDKHSERQQRRALDDLRSYLKRLEPPITVNETYEQVEGRIAQSNEFKAVASDEARRSAFEKHIRRLKEKEEEAERDRLRRRDRGDLYRDRGERSHRSSARSVRSRSPEHDPYEADRRKAIAERERNFRKSSMAESLLSDRRSVDGHHDSIRDRDRDRDRERDRDRRDYRDRDRERERDRDRDRDRERDRDRDRDRDRERDRERDRDHRDRDRDRERDRDRDYDRRPRHDELNHYDRERRSRDEDRERIYRRRVMDRDVDELPYGDERPSSSRRTRPEEDEHDRHDGRPPAKRVKTEPSTTATPAAGVPAAPATAPAVKDEATSPARDGVKSPQPQKQQEKEKTPPPPAAVRAGSEEGEIEED from the exons ATGAATCCGCTGCCCGGCGGGCCGTTCCCGCAGCCAGGCTTGACCTGGCAAGACCACCGTACGCCTGATGGACGTGTATACTACTACAACTCCCTGACGAGGGTCACGCAATGGACCAAGCCGGAGGAGCTGATGACTCCCGCCGAG CGTGCGCTCGCCAACCAGCCTTGGAAAGAATATACAGCCGAGGGCGGCAAAAAGTACTGGTACAACACTGAAACCAAGCAAAGCTCGTGGGAGATGCCTGAAGTCTACAAGCAAGCTCTTGGTGTCGGAACCACGACACCGACCAGCGCTGC TACTCCTACCGGTCCTTTTTCGGCTCCCGGAggtggccatcaaggtggATATGGAGGCGGTCAGTCTGACAACTACCGCCCCGACCGCGATCGCGACCGTGACTATCGTGATCGTGACCGTGATCGTGACTACCGCGATCGGGATCGGGATCGGGACCGTGACCACCGTGACCACCGCGACCACCGCGACTACCGAGAGCCACTGGGAGAGTCGCGTCAGTTGACGTttggcaacaacaacaatgcaGCTCCAGCTTTCGTTCCTGCGACCGCCGATCCGGAATACGCGACACcagaggaggcggaggctgCCTTCGTTAAACTTCTGAAACGCAGTGGCGTCCAACCCGATTGGACTTGGGAGCAAACCCTCCGAGCTGTTGTCAAGGATCCTCAGTTCCGCGCTATCAAGGATCCAAAGGATCGCAAGGCCGCTTTCGAGAAGTATTGCCATGATGTCGTTGTTCAGGATAAGGAGCGTGCAAAGGAGAGACTAACTAAGCTACGCGCCGATTTCGCCACGATGCTACGGAGCCATCCGGAAATCAAGCACTACACACGCTGGAAAACTGCTCGGCCCATGATCGAGGGCGAGACCATCTTCCGATCTACCAATGACGACAATGAGCGACGCCAGTTGTTTGAGGACTACCGGGTTGAGCTTAGAAAGGCACACAAGGATCAACAGATTGCTTTGCGCAAGAGTGCCATGGACGGCTTGATTGAGCTTCTCCCGAAACTTGACCTTGAGCCCTACACTAGGTGGTCTGAAGCTCAAGGCACTATTGAGAGCACTGCAGAGTTCCAACAGGATGAGAAGTACAAGTCCCTCAGCAAGTATGATATCCTGACCGTTTTTCAAAACCACGTCAAGGCTTTAGAACGTACCTTCAACGACTCTAGgcaagaggagaagaacaagaagcttCGCAAGGAACGCAAGAACCGCGACAATTTCTGTGCTCTTCTCGCTGAGTTGAGGAAGGATGGCAAGATCAAAGCAGGATCCAAGTGGTCCAAGGTCTACCCTCTTTTCGAACACGATGAGAGGTACTTGGCTATGGCCGGTCAGCCCGGCTCTACCCCCATGGAATTGTTCTGGGACGttgtcgaggaagaagaacgtGCCTTGAGAACCACCAGGAATGATGTCCTGGATGTTATTGAT GATAAACGGTTTGAGGTTACTCCCAAGACTACTTTCCAAGAGTTTGAAGCAATTGTGAAAGATGACCGCCGCACCGCTAACATTGAGCGCGATATTCTTGAGCTTATTTTCGAGCGT CTTCAAGAAAAGAAGGCCAAACGGTCAGCAGATGACGACAAGCATTCTGAACGCCAGCAGCGTCGTGCCTTGGACGATCTTCGTTCATACCTCAAGAGGTTGGAACCTCCCATCACGGTCAATGAAACTTACGAGCAGGTAGAGGGTCGCATTGCTCAGAGCAACGAGTTTAAGGCTGTTGCGTCCGACGAGGCTCGCCGCAGTGCCTTCGAAAAACACATTCGCCGCttgaaggaaaaggaagaagaggccgaAAGAGACCGACTGCGTCGTCGTGATCGCGGCGACCTGTATAGGGACAGAGGTGAGCGCTCTCACCGCAGCAGCGCACGCTCCGTTCGCAGCCGCAGTCCAGAACACGATCCGTACGAGGCGGACCGCCGCAAGGCTATCGCCGAGCGGGAACGCAATTTCCGCAAGTCCAGCATGGCAGAGAGTCTGCTTTCGGACCGCAGGTCAGTAGATGGTCATCATGACTCTATTCGAGACAGAGATAGGGATCGCGATCGCGAGCGTGATCGTGATCGTCGTGACTATCGTGACCGTGATCGTGAACGAGAAAGAGACCGTGATCGTGACCGTGATCGCGAGAGAGACAGGGACAGAGACCGGGACCGAGACCGGGAGAGAGACCGGGAGAGGGATCGCGATCACCGGGACAGAGACCGCGACCGTGAACGTGACCGCGACCGCGATTACGATCGACGCCCTCGCCACGACGAGCTCAACCACTATGACCGGGAACGACGCAGTCGCGATGAGGACAGGGAGAGAATCTATCGTAGGCGAGTAATGGATCGCGATGTTGATGAGCTGCCATATGGTGACGAGAGACCCAGCTCATCCCGCCGCACCCGCCCCGAAGAGGACGAACACGACCGCCATGACGGCAGGCCCCCGGCGAAGAGAGTCAAGACCGAGCCTAGC
- a CDS encoding RSC complex subunit Rsc7, variant, which produces MYAAQPNGVDSATINPAALNTDLSGPPRNLKRERSPDDYHYSGPPGSTGDDGGDKQPRKRGRPMKSRPSGGVPEPVGQGPVAPSIQQTLPPQTPQSQSAPLPLPTQTPTYAPAPAPAPAATPLQASPPKTTPTKTTLKALPTVRDHTTDQLGPGGDEYLPREIDEAGEKKVMPNGQLTGNREYRCRTFLVPNRGDKLFMLATECARVLGYRDSYLLFNKNRSLYKIIANQEEKDDLVNQEILPFSYRSRQIAIVTARSMFRQFGSRVITNGRRVRDDYWETKARKQGFTEADLAGEKRPGGTKAREAAAEANQNSMLGGPHGEIIYNTNPGPYGAPQPLVQPDYHDTRSRDYSTILKTGPRQEITGPPYQDRTQTTPLSELHAQAHHAAEFNRAVNQQREMRGDYLQNLWRRPHDQATATNLNQPVGSEASAVPTSRPAASSHAPSSGLQQPAIVPNQSPQMMMTAAPYSQPLHAQASATQGTMRGMAPAPAQNSSKPTNSSSASSGSMPQPGQNYGYTNSQMWPPTPQTPQHSYSAYTAQPQQPHSQQSPAPQLRHSGSGSQVQPNNMSYSTMPSMNQGYGAPSQGMYSNDQTPRQYMHQSAPSPAVSQPWTQQQQTPATWWTNQPQ; this is translated from the exons ATGTACGCAGCACAGCCAAACGGCGTTGATAGTGCAACGATCAATCCCGCCGCGCTCAACACAG ACTTGAGCGGGCCACCACGGAATCTCAAACGGGAACGTTCTCCCGACGATTATCATTACTCAGGACCGCCAGGGTCCACTGGTGATGACG GTGGTGATAAGCAGCCTAGAAAGCGAGGAAGACCGATGAAGTCCAGACCATCTGGGGGTGTCCCCGAGCCCGTCGGCCAGGGCCCCGTTGCGCCGTCTATCCAACAGACACTTCCACCACAGACACCACAGAGCCAAAGTGCTCCTCTCCCACTCCCGACACAAACACCCACGTATGCCCCCGCACCCGCGCCCGCCCCCGCAGCCACGCCTCTCCAGGCCTCGCCTCCCAAGACGACCCCAACCAAGACGACCCTGAAAGCCCTGCCGACCGTTCGCGACCACACAACCGACCAGCTTGGGCCCGGCGGAGATGAATACTTGCCAAGGGAGATTGACGAGGCCGGTGAAAAAAAGGTTATGCCAAATGGGCAACTTACCGGAAATCGCGAATACAGATGCCGAACCTTTCTGGTACCCAACCGAGGGGACAAGCTTTTCATGTTGGCCACCGAATGTGCTCGAGTTCTCGGCTACCGCGACTCATATCTGCTGTTTAACAAGAACAGGTCACTGTACAAGATTATAGCGAATCAAGAGGAAAAAGACGACCTTGTGAACCAGGAGATCTTGCCTTTTTCGTACAGGTCACGCCAGATTGCCATCGTCACGGCCCGCAGCATGTTCCGTCAGTTTGGTAGCAGGGTGATTACCAACGGCCGCCGCGTCAGGGACGATTACTGGGAAACAAAGGCACGAAAACAAGGCTTCACCGAGGCTGATCTGGCCGGAGAAAAAAGACCTGGGGGAACCAAGGCCCGGGAAGCAGCCGCCGAAGCCAACCAGAACTCTATGCTCGGAGGACCTCACGGGGAGATCATCTACAACACGAATCCAGGCCCGTATGGCGCCCCTCAGCCCCTCGTACAACCAG ATTACCATGATACTAGGAGCCGGGATTACTCAACTATTCTGAAGACTGGCCCGCGACAAGAGATTACTGGTCCGCCGTACCAGGATCGGACCCAGACCACGCCTCTATCCGAACTGCATGCGCAAGCTCACCATGCAGCCGAGTTCAACCGGGCCGTTAACCAGCAACGTGAGATGCGTGGTGATTACCTGCAAAACCTGTGGCGCAGGCCGCACGATCAAGCTACTGCCACCAACCTGAACCAGCCGGTCGGTTCCGAAGCATCTGCTGTTCCTACCAGCCGGCCAGCCGCATCATCTCATGCCCCTAGTTCTGGATTACAGCAACCTGCCATCGTGCCAAACCAGAGCCCTcaaatgatgatgacggcggCACCGTACTCGCAGCCCCTTCATGCACAGGCTTCGGCGACTCAAGGTACAATGAGAGGTAtggctccagctccagctcagAACAGCTCGAAGCCAACAAACTCTTCGTCAGCTTCTAGCGGAAGCATGCCACAACCCGGCCAGAACTACGGTTATACCAATTCCCAAATGTGGCCCCCGACGCCCCAGACGCCGCAGCACAGCTACTCAGCCTACACTGCCCAGCCCCAACAGCCCCATTCCCAGCAATCCCCTGCTCCCCAGTTGCGACACTCGGGCTCTGGAAGCCAGGTTCAGCCAAATAACATGTCTTACTCGACTATGCCCAGCATGAACCAAGGCTATGGTGCTCCCTCTCAGGGGATGTACTCAAATGACCAAACTCCGCGCCAATACATGCACCAAAGCGCACCATCCCCGGCCGTTTCGCAGCCATGgacccaacaacagcaaactCCTGCTACGTGGTGGACTAACCAGCCACAGTAG
- a CDS encoding RSC complex subunit Rsc7 — MYAAQPNGVDSATINPAALNTDLSGPPRNLKRERSPDDYHYSGPPGSTGDDGGDKQPRKRGRPMKSRPSGGVPEPVGQGPVAPSIQQTLPPQTPQSQSAPLPLPTQTPTYAPAPAPAPAATPLQASPPKTTPTKTTLKALPTVRDHTTDQLGPGGDEYLPREIDEAGEKKVMPNGQLTGNREYRCRTFLVPNRGDKLFMLATECARVLGYRDSYLLFNKNRSLYKIIANQEEKDDLVNQEILPFSYRSRQIAIVTARSMFRQFGSRVITNGRRVRDDYWETKARKQGFTEADLAGEKRPGGTKAREAAAEANQNSMLGGPHGEIIYNTNPGPYGAPQPLVQPGMIGPPPTTSTRMPVITLGPDYHDTRSRDYSTILKTGPRQEITGPPYQDRTQTTPLSELHAQAHHAAEFNRAVNQQREMRGDYLQNLWRRPHDQATATNLNQPVGSEASAVPTSRPAASSHAPSSGLQQPAIVPNQSPQMMMTAAPYSQPLHAQASATQGTMRGMAPAPAQNSSKPTNSSSASSGSMPQPGQNYGYTNSQMWPPTPQTPQHSYSAYTAQPQQPHSQQSPAPQLRHSGSGSQVQPNNMSYSTMPSMNQGYGAPSQGMYSNDQTPRQYMHQSAPSPAVSQPWTQQQQTPATWWTNQPQ; from the exons ATGTACGCAGCACAGCCAAACGGCGTTGATAGTGCAACGATCAATCCCGCCGCGCTCAACACAG ACTTGAGCGGGCCACCACGGAATCTCAAACGGGAACGTTCTCCCGACGATTATCATTACTCAGGACCGCCAGGGTCCACTGGTGATGACG GTGGTGATAAGCAGCCTAGAAAGCGAGGAAGACCGATGAAGTCCAGACCATCTGGGGGTGTCCCCGAGCCCGTCGGCCAGGGCCCCGTTGCGCCGTCTATCCAACAGACACTTCCACCACAGACACCACAGAGCCAAAGTGCTCCTCTCCCACTCCCGACACAAACACCCACGTATGCCCCCGCACCCGCGCCCGCCCCCGCAGCCACGCCTCTCCAGGCCTCGCCTCCCAAGACGACCCCAACCAAGACGACCCTGAAAGCCCTGCCGACCGTTCGCGACCACACAACCGACCAGCTTGGGCCCGGCGGAGATGAATACTTGCCAAGGGAGATTGACGAGGCCGGTGAAAAAAAGGTTATGCCAAATGGGCAACTTACCGGAAATCGCGAATACAGATGCCGAACCTTTCTGGTACCCAACCGAGGGGACAAGCTTTTCATGTTGGCCACCGAATGTGCTCGAGTTCTCGGCTACCGCGACTCATATCTGCTGTTTAACAAGAACAGGTCACTGTACAAGATTATAGCGAATCAAGAGGAAAAAGACGACCTTGTGAACCAGGAGATCTTGCCTTTTTCGTACAGGTCACGCCAGATTGCCATCGTCACGGCCCGCAGCATGTTCCGTCAGTTTGGTAGCAGGGTGATTACCAACGGCCGCCGCGTCAGGGACGATTACTGGGAAACAAAGGCACGAAAACAAGGCTTCACCGAGGCTGATCTGGCCGGAGAAAAAAGACCTGGGGGAACCAAGGCCCGGGAAGCAGCCGCCGAAGCCAACCAGAACTCTATGCTCGGAGGACCTCACGGGGAGATCATCTACAACACGAATCCAGGCCCGTATGGCGCCCCTCAGCCCCTCGTACAACCAGGTATGATTGGACCGCCGCCAACAACCTCGACCAGAATGCCCGTAATAACACTAGGACCAGATTACCATGATACTAGGAGCCGGGATTACTCAACTATTCTGAAGACTGGCCCGCGACAAGAGATTACTGGTCCGCCGTACCAGGATCGGACCCAGACCACGCCTCTATCCGAACTGCATGCGCAAGCTCACCATGCAGCCGAGTTCAACCGGGCCGTTAACCAGCAACGTGAGATGCGTGGTGATTACCTGCAAAACCTGTGGCGCAGGCCGCACGATCAAGCTACTGCCACCAACCTGAACCAGCCGGTCGGTTCCGAAGCATCTGCTGTTCCTACCAGCCGGCCAGCCGCATCATCTCATGCCCCTAGTTCTGGATTACAGCAACCTGCCATCGTGCCAAACCAGAGCCCTcaaatgatgatgacggcggCACCGTACTCGCAGCCCCTTCATGCACAGGCTTCGGCGACTCAAGGTACAATGAGAGGTAtggctccagctccagctcagAACAGCTCGAAGCCAACAAACTCTTCGTCAGCTTCTAGCGGAAGCATGCCACAACCCGGCCAGAACTACGGTTATACCAATTCCCAAATGTGGCCCCCGACGCCCCAGACGCCGCAGCACAGCTACTCAGCCTACACTGCCCAGCCCCAACAGCCCCATTCCCAGCAATCCCCTGCTCCCCAGTTGCGACACTCGGGCTCTGGAAGCCAGGTTCAGCCAAATAACATGTCTTACTCGACTATGCCCAGCATGAACCAAGGCTATGGTGCTCCCTCTCAGGGGATGTACTCAAATGACCAAACTCCGCGCCAATACATGCACCAAAGCGCACCATCCCCGGCCGTTTCGCAGCCATGgacccaacaacagcaaactCCTGCTACGTGGTGGACTAACCAGCCACAGTAG
- a CDS encoding mitotic control protein dis3 — protein sequence MASLKRSFESDPFAQNISSKVYVRSTKSGKVQKIVREVYLRQDIPCSSKLCNACLKIAPRDAANRPIPFVLSEKPAGTSVFTQGHYIVPDTNAFLSAMDLFEQSSAFYDVIVLQVVLEEVRARSLPLYNRLVSLTKSEDKRFYVFFNEFRLETYVTREENESVNDRNDRAVRKAVKWYNEHLSKTSKKAPAVVMLSNDRDNLRKAKEDDIPAYSLANYVSQLKDGEQLLDMIPELEERDALIEKKPGQFLYPEHYTLSKMNTGVKNGLLHQGIFNVSPYNYLEGSIRVPAFPKALLILGRENINRAVDGDLVVVEVLPKDQWKQPSTQVIEEEAVTMNENPTEEGSDLISEKERKVLQEEAKRTLAKTTEGHALPTAKVVGVIKRNWRQYVGHIDQSSVSSSAAQGRKQDSVFVIPMDKKIPKIRLRTRQVAELLGKRILVTIDAWDRTSRHPTGHFVRSLGELETKAAETEALLLEYDVQYRPFPKTVLDCLPKEGHDWKVPASMDDPGWRDRQDLRDLLICSIDPIGCQDIDDALHARALPNGNFEVGVHIADVSHFVKPNNAMDTEASIRGTTVYLVDKRIDMLPMLLGTDLCSLKPYVERYAFSVIWEMNSNADIVGSRFTKSVIKSREAFSYEQAQLRIDDASQQDELTNSIRTLLELSKKLKQKRLDAGALSLSSPEIKVHMESETSDPIDVKTKEHLPTMSLVEEFMLLANTSVAAKIYEAFPQTAILRRHAAPPKTNFDELANQLRVKKGLDLSVESSRALADSLDLCVDPKEPFFNTLIRIMATRCMMSAEYFCSGTQSYPEFRHYGLASEIYTHFTSPIRRYADLVAHRQLAAAIEYEAVHPAVRSRGRLEAVCKNINVRHRNAQLAGRASIAYYVGQALRGKATEEDGFVMKIFSNGFVVLVPKFGIESLIRLRDLAEPEPAATYDAETYTLTTSGSREVKVELFQKVRVRVTDQKDETTGKRGVKMELVSTY from the coding sequence ATGGCGAGCTTAAAGAGATCCTTCGAGTCCGATCCGTTTGCCCAGAACATTTCGAGCAAAGTCTACGTGCGTTCGACGAAGAGTGGCAAGGTGCAGAAGATTGTGCGCGAGGTTTACCTGCGTCAAGATATCCCTTGTTCTTCCAAGCTCTGCAATGCCTGCCTCAAGATTGCGCCCAGAGATGCCGCCAACCGTCCGATTCCTTTTGTACTCTCAGAGAAGCCCGCCGGCACCAGCGTCTTCACACAGGGCCATTACATCGTCCCCGACACCAACGCTTTCCTCAGCGCCATGGACCTCTTCGAGCAGAGCTCTGCATTCTACGATGTAATCGTCCTACAAGTTGTTCTCGAAGAAGTCCGAGCCCGCTCACTGCCGCTGTACAACCGACTCGTCAGCTTGACCAAGAGCGAAGACAAGCGATTCTACGTCTTCTTCAACGAATTCCGCCTCGAGACCTACGTCACCCGCGAAGAGAACGAGTCCGTCAACGACCGCAACGACCGCGCCGTACGCAAAGCCGTCAAGTGGTACAACGAACATCTTTCCAAGACGTCCAAGAAGGCACCTGCCGTGGTTATGCTGAGTAATGATCGGGATAACCTGCgaaaggccaaggaggatgaTATCCCGGCCTACTCTCTGGCTAACTATGTCAGCCAGCTCAAGGATGGCGAGCAGCTTCTGGATATGATTCCAGAATTGGAGGAGCGCGATGCGCTAATTGAAAAGAAACCCGGACAGTTTCTATACCCCGAACACTATACACTGTCCAAGATGAACACGGGCGTCAAGAATGGCTTGCTTCACCAGGGCATCTTCAACGTCTCGCCTTACAACTACCTGGAAGGCTCCATCAGAGTTCCTGCGTTCCCCAAGGCGCTACTAATATTGGGCAGAGAAAACATCAACCGTGCCGTTGACGGTGACTTGGTTGTGGTGGAAGTTCTGCCAAAGGACCAATGGAAGCAGCCGTCAACCCAGGTcattgaggaggaggctgtcACCATGAACGAGAATCCAACGGAAGAGGGATCCGACCTGATTTCAgagaaggagcgcaaggTGCTACAAGAAGAGGCCAAGCGGACGTTGGCCAAAACCACCGAAGGTCATGCTCTGCCAACCGCAAAGGTGGTCGGTGTAATCAAACGGAACTGGCGTCAATATGTCGGCCATATCGACCAGTCTTCAGTCAGTTCATCGGCAGCGCAGGGACGGAAGCAAGACAGTGTCTTTGTCATCCCGATGGACAAGAAGATTCCCAAGATCCGCCTGCGTACCAGGCAGGTCGCCGAGCTTCTAGGAAAGAGAATTCTCGTCACGATTGATGCTTGGGACAGAACATCTCGCCACCCGACCGGTCACTTTGTCCGGTCTCTTGGTGAGCTCGAAACGAAGGCTGCTGAGACCGAGGCGTTGTTGCTTGAGTACGATGTGCAGTATAGGCCCTTCCCCAAGACTGTCCTTGACTGCCTTCCTAAGGAGGGTCACGATTGGAAGGTACCTGCAAGTATGGACGACCCGGGATGGAGAGACAGACAAGACCTTCGCGACCTTCTCATCTGCAGTATCGATCCTATCGGCTGCCAAGATATTGACGATGCGCTCCACGCTCGCGCTCTCCCCAATGGCAACTTTGAGGTCGGTGTGCACATTGCTGACGTGTCCCACTTCGTGAAGCCCAACAATGCCATGGATACCGAAGCCAGCATCCGTGGCACAACGGTCTACCTGGTCGACAAGCGTATTGACATGTTGCCCATGCTTTTGGGTACTGATCTGTGCTCGCTCAAGCCCTACGTCGAGCGTTATGCTTTCTCTGTCATCTGGGAGATGAATTCCAACGCCGACATTGTCGGATCGAGATTCACCAAGTCGGTCATCAAATCTCGTGAGGCCTTTAGCTACGAACAAGCACAGCTGCGCATCGACGATGCTTCGCAACAAGACGAGCTCACAAACAGCATCCGGACACTACTTGAGCTTTCCAAGAAGCTGAAGCAGAAGAGGTTGGACGCCGGTGCCCTCAGTCTCTCCTCCCCCGAGATCAAGGTCCACATGGAGTCCGAGACTTCCGATCCCATCGACGTCAAGACCAAGGAGCACCTCCCTACCATGTCTCTCGTCGAAGAGTTCATGCTTCTCGCGAACACCAGCGTGGCCGCCAAGATCTACGAAGCCTTCCCGCAAACCGCCATCCTGCGTCGGCACGCGGCCCCACCCAAGACCAACTTCGACGAGCTCGCCAACCAGCTGCGCGTCAAGAAGGGTCTCGACCTTTCCGTCGAGTCCTCGCGCGCCCTCGCCGATAGCCTCGACCTGTGCGTCGACCCCAAGGAACCCTTCTTCAACACGCTCATCCGCATCATGGCTACGCGCTGCATGATGTCGGCCGAGTACTTTTGCTCGGGCACCCAATCCTACCCGGAGTTCCGCCACTACGGCTTGGCCTCTGAGATCTACACGCACTTCACGTCGCCCATCCGCCGCTACGCCGATTTAGTTGCCCATCGGCAGCTCGCCGCCGCGATTGAGTACGAGGCCGTCCACCCGGCCGTCCGCTCCCGTGGCCGCCTTGAGGCCGTGTGCAAGAACATCAACGTGCGCCACCGCAATGCCCAGTTGGCCGGCCGTGCCAGCATTGCTTATTATGTCGGCCAGGCCCTGCGCGGCAAGGCTACGGAGGAGGACGGCTTCGTCATGAAGATCTTTAGCAATGGCTTTGTTGTGCTCGTGCCGAAGTTCGGTATCGAGAGCTTGATCCGTCTGCGTGACCTggcggagccggagccggcgGCGACGTATGATGCCGAGACGTACACGCTGACCACATCGGGAAGCAGGGAGGTTAAGGTGGAGTTGTTCCAGAAGGTCAGGGTGAGGGTGACGGATCAGAAGGATGAGACGacggggaagaggggggtgAAGATGGAGCTTGTTAGTACTTATTAG
- a CDS encoding GTP-binding protein encodes MAGSITKPKKPKSKRTPVRLRHKIQKASAAKQRKDRKLAKKNPEWRSKLKKDPGIPNLFPYKEKLLNQIEEDRIRRKEQEQKRREMAKAAKTGQDTKTGAEGDVEAFDDDLMDDDDAMEEDGSDVDDESNPLAALVASARKAAEQYDRELQSGDEMDDDDESDDETDGEPTQSGVIEVPGGASSRKAFDKVFKQVVEQADVILYVLDARDPEGTRSRDVERAVMAAAHGGKRLILILNKVDLIPPPVLRGWLTHLRRYFPTLPLRASNPAPNAHTFQHRDITVQSTSAALFRALKSYAVSRNLKRSIQVGVIGYPNVGKSSVINALLSRLSNSRGQHNACPAGAEAGVTTSIRQVKIDSKLTLLDSPGIVFPSTAGNSTFTPKNQTEAHAHLVLLNAIPPKQIEDPVPAVTLLLKRLSATPELMDKMMKVYDLPPLLRDPNNGDPTMDFLVQVARKRGRLGRGGIPNIQAAAMTVVTDWRDGRIQGWIDAPVLAVAGTATAPAPAGGKSATADEPLADQKVIVTEWAKEFKLDGLWGDEEETATPDVEMQ; translated from the exons ATGGCCGGATCGATAACAAAGCCCAAAA AGCCGAAATCGAAGCGTACACCCGTACGCCTCAGGCACAAGATCCAGAAGGCCTCGGCCGCGAAGCAACGCAAGGACAGAAAGCTCGCCAAGAAGAACCCAGAATGGCGCTCCAAGCTCAAGAAGGACCCGGGTATCCCGAACCTTTTCCCCTACAAGGAGAAGCTGTTGAACCAGATCGAGGAGGACCGCATTCGGAGAAAGGAACAGGAGCAGAAGCGTCGTGAGATGGCCAAGGCGGCCAAGACTGGCCAGGACACCAAGACGGGCGCCGAGGGCGATGTCGAGGCGTTCGATGACGATCTgatggacgacgacgatgctatggaggaggatggtagCGACGTTGACGATGAGTCGAACCCCCTCGCTGCCCTGGTGGCCAGCGCCAGGAAAGCTGCCGAGCAGTACGACCGCGAGCTCCAGAGCGGCGACGAGatggacgatgacgacgagtcCGACGACGAGACCGATGGCGAACCCACACAGTCCGGCGTTATTGAGGTTCCCGGCGGCGCCTCCTCGCGCAAGGCTTTCGACAAGGTCTTCAAGCAGGTTGTTGAGCAGGCTGATGTCATTCTTTACGTCCTCGACGCCCGTGATCCCGAAGGCACCCGCTCGAGGGACGTCGAGCGCGCCGTCATGGCCGCCGCCCACGGTGGTAAGCGCCTgatcctcatcctcaacaaGGTCGATCTGATCCCTCCCCCGGTCCTCCGCGGCTGGCTCACCCACCTGCGCCGCTACTTCCCCACGCTGCCGCTGCGTGCCTCCAACCCTGCCCCCAACGCCCACACCTTCCAGCACCGCGACATTACCGTCCAAAGCACCAGCGCGGCTCTCTTCCGTGCGCTCAAGTCGTACGCCGTCTCGCGCAACCTCAAGCGCTCCATCCAGGTTGGCGTAATCGGCTACCCTAACGTCGGCAAGTCGTCCGTCATCAACGCCCTCCTGTCCCGCCTCAGCAACAGCCGCGGCCAGCACAACGCCTGCCCGGCCGGCGCCGAGGCCGGCGTCACCACCTCGATCCGCCAGGTCAAGATCGACAGCAAGCTGACGCTGCTCGACTCGCCCGGTATCGTGTTCCCTTCCACTGCCGGCAACTCGACCTTCACCCCCAAGAACCAGACCGAGGCGCACGCCCACCTGGTGCTCCTTAATGCCATCCCGCCCAAGCAGATCGAGGACCCGGTCCCCGCCGTGACGCTGCTGCTCAAGCGCCTGTCGGCCACCCCCGAGTTGATGGAcaagatgatgaaggtgTACGACCTTCCCCCCTTGCTGCGCGACCCCAACAACGGCGACCCCACCATGGACTTCCTTGTCCAGGTTGCCCGCAAGCGCGGCAGGCTGGGCAGGGGCGGTATCCCCAATATCCAAGCCGCTGCCATGACTGTCGTGACCGACTGGCGCGACGGTCGTATCCAGGGCTGGATCGATGCTCCCGTCTTGGCTGTGGCTGGTACCGCcactgctcctgctcctgctggcGGCAAGTCTGCTACCGCTGATGAGCCCCTAGCGGATCAGAAGGTGATCGTGACCGAGTGGGCCAAGGAGTTCAAGCTGGATGGTCTTTggggagatgaggaggagacggcGACTCCGGATGTTGAGATGCAGTAG